In one Dunckerocampus dactyliophorus isolate RoL2022-P2 chromosome 9, RoL_Ddac_1.1, whole genome shotgun sequence genomic region, the following are encoded:
- the crygs2 gene encoding crystallin, gamma S2, with protein sequence MWRGRAIKGTTQIPSATSRPQRANEKHHNRLRINTKAAPHIFSKMGRIVFYEDKNFQGRRYECDSDCSDFHTYLSRCNSIRVESGAWVVYERPNYMGYQYVLTRGEYPEYQRWMGLNDRLSSCKMIHFTSGTLYKMQLYEKADFGGKAFEATEDCPSLLEKFRWREVNSCKVFDGWWVFYEHPNYRGRQYFLEKGEYRKPGDWGAASAAVQSFRRFTE encoded by the exons ATGTGGCGAGGCAGGGCTATAAAAGGGACCACCCAGATTCCCAGCGCAACATCGAGACCTCAGAGGGCAAACGAGAAGCATCACAATCGCCTTCGCATCAACACCAAGGCTGCGCCGCACATTTTCTCCAAGATGGGCCGG ATCGTCTTCTACGAGGACAAGAACTTCCAGGGCCGCCGCTACGAGTGCGACAGCGACTGCTCCGACTTCCACACCTACCTGAGCCGCTGCAACTCCATCCGAGTGGAGAGCGGTGCCTGGGTGGTGTACGAGAGGCCCAACTACATGGGCTACCAGTACGTCCTGACCCGGGGCGAGTACCCCGAGTACCAGCGCTGGATGGGCCTCAACGATCGCCTCAGCTCCTGCAAGATGATCCACTTT actagcggGACCCTCTACAAGATGCAGCTGTATGAGAAAGCTGACTTCGGGGGCAAAGCCTTTGAGGCCACGGAGGATTGTCCTTCGCTCCTGGAGAAGTTCCGCTGGAGGGAGGTGAACTCGTGCAAGGTTTTTGACGGCTGGTGGGTCTTCTACGAGCACCCCAACTACCGTGGGCGCCAGTACTTCCTGGAGAAGGGCGAGTATCGCAAGCCTGGCGACTGGGGGGCGGCTAGCGCTGCAGTCCAGTCCTTCAGGCGCTTCACCGAATGA
- the lcmt2 gene encoding tRNA wybutosine-synthesizing protein 4 isoform X2: MTNRKKQKGADTAVQGTNDSSVLSKVSAAAQGYFHDSFLQHFVCKVARRAPLINRGYYVRWRAVDHCVQTFLQVTQHCAKRQILSLGAGFDSLYFRLCADATALERAVVFEVDFPDVTRRKAALIRSNKTLAGMLDPQYEHSPTGPVCVSSSQYFLLGVDVRHASLVEDALTMVGLDQATPTLILSEVVLTYMETQQSDDIIAWAARLLPRSLFVMYEQIHPQDPFGRIMQEHFLKLNSTLHALRQYPDTDAQRQRFLDRGWEQCVCVDMNDFFVRLIPDDERLRVERLEPFDEYEEWHQKCSHYFVLTASRGSLTAQSLLVQPPVSIKSPSWSPIDLPVKTLTVGVEGLGSASTCLDKGHILLTGGSCRSGRGAPSRLLLRGSEGWTSVTVQPSAHLGVRLYHTVTSTPGGVAVIYGGRSSPLSPIRGLVKVTHNGGSLHEEQMVCTGDHPPPRWRHTATLLSHKGKKLLFVFGGKNECEAVLGGGYFLDIDQQHWMELPVEGAAPDDRHSHSACAYQGGVLVFGGLGRRGQPMGDTVVLKPNERGFCWERIDVQPPPCPRYSHSAHVIGKHLIVVGGVWLRSDDVPGVAIINLDTRCGLEFRLNTSSVPWPLMLHSFCSELTDQKKAELLLIGGGGNCFSFGTHFNPQLVTVDLQPALR, from the exons GGGCTACTATGTGCGCTGGAGAGCAGTGGACCACTGTGTGCAGACCTTCCTGCAGGTCACACAGCATTGTGCCAAGAGACAG ATTTTGTCTCTGGGCGCCGGATTCGACTCCTTGTATTTTCGCCTGTGTGCAGACGCGACAGCGCTTGAGAGGGCTGTTGTGTTTGAGGTAGATTTCCCCGATGTCACCCGGCGTAAGGCAGCTCTGATCAGGTCCAACAAGACTCTGGCAGGAATGTTAGACCCCCAGTATGAACATTCTCCTACAG ggcctgtgtgtgtgtctagcaGTCAGTACTTCCTGTTAGGGGTGGATGTGCGACATGCCTCCCTTGTCGAAGATGCTCTGACTATGGTGGGACTGGACCAGGCTACCCCCACGCTCATTCTTTCCGAAGTGGTCCTCACCTACATGGAAACACAGCA gtctgatgacatcatcgctTGGGCAGCAAGGCTCCTGCCCCGCTCCCTCTTTGTGATGTACGAGCAGATCCATCCTCAAGATCCGTTTGGGCGCATCATGCAGGAACATTTCCTCAAACTCAATTCCACTCTGCATGCGCTTCGACAATACCCCGACACTGACGCTCAAAGGCAAAGGTTCCTGGACAGG GGATGGGAGCAGTGTGTTTGCGTGGACATGAATGACTTCTTCGTCAGGTTAATCCCAGATGACGAGAGACTCCGAGTGGAGAGACTGGAGCCGTTTGACGAGTATGAG GAGTGGCACCAGAAATGCTCTCACTACTTCGTCCTCACAGCATCTCGAGGTTCTCTCACAGCGCAGTCCTTGCTCGTCCAGCCTCCAG TGTCCATAAAAAGCCCATCTTGGAGCCCCATTGACCTCCCAGTGAAGACGCTGACAGTCGGTGTGGAAGGCCTGGGCTCGGCGTCCACCTGTCTTGACAAAGGACACATCCTCCTCACGGGAGGCTCATGCAGAAGTGGCAGAGGAGCTCCAAGTCGACTCCTGCTCCGAGGCTCTGAAGGCTGGACAAGCGTCACTGTACAACCCTCAGCACATTTGGGTGTTCGCCTGTACCACACTGTCACCTCCACTCCCGGGGGAGTTGCTGTCATATATGGAGGCCGATCCTCTCCTCTCAGCCCAATCAGAGGTCTTGTCAAAGTCACCCATAATGGTGGATCACTTCATGAGGAGCAGATGGTCTGCACAGGTGATCATCCCCCACCTAGGTGGAGACACACTGCTACTCTGCTCTCTCATAAAG gaaaaaaactgctttttgtctTTGGTGGGAAAAATGAGTGTGAAGCTGTTTTGGGTGGTGGCTACTTCCTGGATATTGATCAGCAGCACTGGATGGAG TTGCCAGTAGAGGGCGCAGCACCGGATGACCGTCATTCCCACTCGGCGTGTGCCTACCAGGGAGGGGTGCTGGTCTTCGGGGGACTGGGAAGAAGGGGACAGCCTATGGGGGACACAGTTGTGCTGAAGCCCAATGAGAGAGGCTTTTGCTGGGAGAGGATAGACGTACAGCCCCCTCCTTGTCCCAG GTATTCACATTCCGCTCATGTGATCGGCAAGCACCTGATTGTGGTGGGAGGCGTTTGGCTGCGTTCAGACGACGTGCCAGGAGTGGCCATAATTAACCTCGACACGCGCTGCGGCTTGGAGTTCCGTCTGAACACG AGCTCAGTGCCCTGGCCGCTGATGTTGCACTCCTTCTGCTCTGAGCTGACGGACCAAAAGAAAGCAGAGCTGCTGCTCATTGGTGGAGGAGGAAACTGTTTCTCCTTTGGGACGCATTTTAACCCTCAACTGGTCACTGTGGACCTTCAGCCTGCTTTAAGGTAG
- the lcmt2 gene encoding tRNA wybutosine-synthesizing protein 4 isoform X1 produces MTNRKKQKGADTAVQGTNDSSVLSKVSAAAQGYFHDSFLQHFVCKVARRAPLINRGYYVRWRAVDHCVQTFLQVTQHCAKRQILSLGAGFDSLYFRLCADATALERAVVFEVDFPDVTRRKAALIRSNKTLAGMLDPQYEHSPTGPVCVSSSQYFLLGVDVRHASLVEDALTMVGLDQATPTLILSEVVLTYMETQQSDDIIAWAARLLPRSLFVMYEQIHPQDPFGRIMQEHFLKLNSTLHALRQYPDTDAQRQRFLDRGWEQCVCVDMNDFFVRLIPDDERLRVERLEPFDEYEEWHQKCSHYFVLTASRGSLTAQSLLVQPPVSIKSPSWSPIDLPVKTLTVGVEGLGSASTCLDKGHILLTGGSCRSGRGAPSRLLLRGSEGWTSVTVQPSAHLGVRLYHTVTSTPGGVAVIYGGRSSPLSPIRGLVKVTHNGGSLHEEQMVCTGDHPPPRWRHTATLLSHKGKKLLFVFGGKNECEAVLGGGYFLDIDQQHWMEVSLLPVEGAAPDDRHSHSACAYQGGVLVFGGLGRRGQPMGDTVVLKPNERGFCWERIDVQPPPCPRYSHSAHVIGKHLIVVGGVWLRSDDVPGVAIINLDTRCGLEFRLNTSSVPWPLMLHSFCSELTDQKKAELLLIGGGGNCFSFGTHFNPQLVTVDLQPALR; encoded by the exons GGGCTACTATGTGCGCTGGAGAGCAGTGGACCACTGTGTGCAGACCTTCCTGCAGGTCACACAGCATTGTGCCAAGAGACAG ATTTTGTCTCTGGGCGCCGGATTCGACTCCTTGTATTTTCGCCTGTGTGCAGACGCGACAGCGCTTGAGAGGGCTGTTGTGTTTGAGGTAGATTTCCCCGATGTCACCCGGCGTAAGGCAGCTCTGATCAGGTCCAACAAGACTCTGGCAGGAATGTTAGACCCCCAGTATGAACATTCTCCTACAG ggcctgtgtgtgtgtctagcaGTCAGTACTTCCTGTTAGGGGTGGATGTGCGACATGCCTCCCTTGTCGAAGATGCTCTGACTATGGTGGGACTGGACCAGGCTACCCCCACGCTCATTCTTTCCGAAGTGGTCCTCACCTACATGGAAACACAGCA gtctgatgacatcatcgctTGGGCAGCAAGGCTCCTGCCCCGCTCCCTCTTTGTGATGTACGAGCAGATCCATCCTCAAGATCCGTTTGGGCGCATCATGCAGGAACATTTCCTCAAACTCAATTCCACTCTGCATGCGCTTCGACAATACCCCGACACTGACGCTCAAAGGCAAAGGTTCCTGGACAGG GGATGGGAGCAGTGTGTTTGCGTGGACATGAATGACTTCTTCGTCAGGTTAATCCCAGATGACGAGAGACTCCGAGTGGAGAGACTGGAGCCGTTTGACGAGTATGAG GAGTGGCACCAGAAATGCTCTCACTACTTCGTCCTCACAGCATCTCGAGGTTCTCTCACAGCGCAGTCCTTGCTCGTCCAGCCTCCAG TGTCCATAAAAAGCCCATCTTGGAGCCCCATTGACCTCCCAGTGAAGACGCTGACAGTCGGTGTGGAAGGCCTGGGCTCGGCGTCCACCTGTCTTGACAAAGGACACATCCTCCTCACGGGAGGCTCATGCAGAAGTGGCAGAGGAGCTCCAAGTCGACTCCTGCTCCGAGGCTCTGAAGGCTGGACAAGCGTCACTGTACAACCCTCAGCACATTTGGGTGTTCGCCTGTACCACACTGTCACCTCCACTCCCGGGGGAGTTGCTGTCATATATGGAGGCCGATCCTCTCCTCTCAGCCCAATCAGAGGTCTTGTCAAAGTCACCCATAATGGTGGATCACTTCATGAGGAGCAGATGGTCTGCACAGGTGATCATCCCCCACCTAGGTGGAGACACACTGCTACTCTGCTCTCTCATAAAG gaaaaaaactgctttttgtctTTGGTGGGAAAAATGAGTGTGAAGCTGTTTTGGGTGGTGGCTACTTCCTGGATATTGATCAGCAGCACTGGATGGAGGTGAGCCTG TTGCCAGTAGAGGGCGCAGCACCGGATGACCGTCATTCCCACTCGGCGTGTGCCTACCAGGGAGGGGTGCTGGTCTTCGGGGGACTGGGAAGAAGGGGACAGCCTATGGGGGACACAGTTGTGCTGAAGCCCAATGAGAGAGGCTTTTGCTGGGAGAGGATAGACGTACAGCCCCCTCCTTGTCCCAG GTATTCACATTCCGCTCATGTGATCGGCAAGCACCTGATTGTGGTGGGAGGCGTTTGGCTGCGTTCAGACGACGTGCCAGGAGTGGCCATAATTAACCTCGACACGCGCTGCGGCTTGGAGTTCCGTCTGAACACG AGCTCAGTGCCCTGGCCGCTGATGTTGCACTCCTTCTGCTCTGAGCTGACGGACCAAAAGAAAGCAGAGCTGCTGCTCATTGGTGGAGGAGGAAACTGTTTCTCCTTTGGGACGCATTTTAACCCTCAACTGGTCACTGTGGACCTTCAGCCTGCTTTAAGGTAG